One Methanobacterium sp. genomic region harbors:
- a CDS encoding metal-dependent hydrolase has product MPDWITHLLAAWILCTILSFKYKEINPAYTVVCMAGALIPDLFKITIPLGFMGIKVENFLMPVHLPIGSLIIAGIFTLFFKEKKKLVLSLLVLGVATHYTLDLLLINLNGGMVMLFPLSWNSWTLNIIPDDDLNITILTVGLAMVVYFVSVWFKKRINVNKTLTTK; this is encoded by the coding sequence ATGCCGGACTGGATTACACACCTGCTGGCTGCATGGATACTGTGCACGATCCTGAGCTTTAAATACAAAGAGATTAACCCTGCTTATACCGTGGTGTGCATGGCAGGGGCTCTGATTCCTGACCTGTTTAAAATAACGATACCCCTGGGATTTATGGGTATAAAAGTGGAAAATTTTTTAATGCCAGTTCACCTACCGATAGGTTCCCTAATTATTGCAGGCATATTCACCCTCTTTTTTAAAGAAAAGAAAAAATTAGTCCTGTCGCTTTTAGTGCTCGGGGTCGCAACCCACTACACACTTGACCTGCTCCTCATTAATTTAAATGGAGGTATGGTAATGCTGTTCCCATTGTCATGGAACTCATGGACCCTTAACATTATACCCGACGACGATTTAAATATCACCATACTTACAGTAGGGCTTGCTATGGTTGTTTACTTTGTTTCTGTCTGGTTTAAAAAGAGAATTAATGTAAATAAAACATTAACTACAAAATAG
- a CDS encoding heparan-alpha-glucosaminide N-acetyltransferase domain-containing protein: MSLDIARGIAVLLMVEAHIRFIVPILSEWAYLFAAPSFIFISGVSYQLLIQSRQNKVRSSIYLEVLWRAVLLFLLTAAVTLIGNLFLARDVSIFIGDIFLIIAVGYIIGLLIKNSIKLKVTAIILIYLLTFIITNYHIQSLLFLTGSIQILPGVCYFIVGQIAFEAYKNRNLNLKTSNKFLAYSAVFMVLNLGILYLIPYNFTIQGRDFFLEFLTISSITTFITFLLLRVIDIEGRFNKIFKPVRNLGRISLTGYYVSYVSFVVTGFFVLKTNPIILNLSFFIFAVTALILLEKLWRPHKYILGFEWLLRKGTNIGVKFTEKIGEIQLPIKNRRV; the protein is encoded by the coding sequence ATGTCTCTAGATATTGCAAGGGGAATTGCAGTCCTTTTAATGGTAGAAGCCCATATTAGATTTATTGTGCCAATTTTGTCAGAATGGGCATATTTATTTGCAGCACCCTCATTTATTTTTATATCTGGAGTAAGTTATCAATTATTAATCCAGTCAAGGCAAAATAAAGTAAGATCCTCCATTTACTTAGAAGTGCTCTGGAGAGCGGTGTTATTATTCTTATTAACAGCTGCAGTGACGTTAATAGGGAACTTATTCCTTGCAAGGGATGTATCCATATTTATTGGTGATATATTTCTAATAATAGCAGTTGGTTACATTATAGGACTACTCATTAAAAATAGCATCAAACTAAAAGTAACTGCAATCATCCTAATTTATTTATTGACATTTATAATTACCAACTACCATATCCAGTCGCTATTATTTTTAACTGGAAGTATACAAATATTACCTGGAGTTTGTTATTTTATTGTCGGCCAGATTGCATTTGAAGCCTACAAAAACAGGAATTTAAATTTAAAAACCAGTAACAAATTTTTAGCATATTCAGCAGTATTTATGGTACTAAATTTAGGAATATTATATTTAATTCCATATAATTTTACAATTCAAGGACGTGACTTTTTCTTAGAGTTTTTAACCATATCAAGCATTACAACTTTTATTACATTCTTACTTTTAAGAGTCATAGATATTGAAGGCAGGTTTAACAAAATATTTAAGCCTGTAAGAAACTTAGGAAGAATATCTTTAACCGGGTACTACGTTTCTTATGTTAGTTTTGTTGTAACAGGTTTTTTTGTTTTAAAAACAAATCCAATTATCCTCAACCTGAGTTTTTTCATTTTTGCAGTAACAGCTTTAATATTACTTGAGAAATTATGGAGACCGCATAAATATATTTTAGGCTTTGAATGGCTTTTAAGAAAAGGAACTAATATTGGAGTAAAATTTACAGAAAAAATAGGGGAAATTCAACTCCCTATAAAAAATAGGAGAGTCTAG